From a region of the Panthera uncia isolate 11264 chromosome B1, Puncia_PCG_1.0, whole genome shotgun sequence genome:
- the TMEM129 gene encoding E3 ubiquitin-protein ligase TM129 isoform X1, whose product MDSPEVTFTLAYLVFAVCFVFTPTEFHSAGLTVQNLLSGWLGSEDAAFVSYHLRRTSATLLCHSLLPLGYYVGMCFAASEKQLYSPSQAPDTWRLFLLLAVTLPTVACTLIYYWSWDRWACHPLARTLALYALPQSGWWAVASSVNTEFRRIDKFATGAPGARVIVTDTWVMKVTTYRVHVAQQQDVHLTVTESQQHELSPDSNLPVQLLTIHVASTSPAVQAFDIRLNSTEYGELCEKLRAPIRSAANVVIRQSLGDLFLETFASLVEVNPTYSVPSSQELEACIGCMQTRASVKLVKTCQEADEGECQQCYCRPMWCLTCMGKWFASRQDPQRPDTWLASRVPCPTCRARFCILDVCAVR is encoded by the exons ATGGACAGCCCGGAGGTCACCTTCACGCTGGCCTACCTGGTGTTCGCCGTGTGCTTCGTGTTCACGCCCACTGAGTTCCACTCAGCCGGACTCACGGTGCAGAACCTGCTGTCGGGCTGGCTGGGCAGCGAGGACGCCGCCTTTGTATCCTACCACTTGCGCCGCACGTCCGCCACGCTGCTGTGCCACTCGCTGCTGCCGCTCG GGTACTACGTGGGCATGTGCTTTGCAGCTTCAGAAAAGCAACTCTACTCCCCCAGCCAGGCCCCGGACACCTGGCGGCTCTTCCTCCTGCTGGCAGTGACCCTGCCCACCGTTGCCTGCACCCTGATCTACTACTGGTCCTGGGATCGGTGGGCCTGCCACCCACTGGCCCGCACCCTGGCCCTCTATGCCCTCCCGCAGTCAGGCTGGTGGGCCGTCGCCTCCTCCGTCAACACCGAGTTCCGGCGGATCGACAAGTttgccacaggggcacctggtgctCGCGTGATTGTGACGGACACGTGGGTGATGAAGGTGACCACATACCGTGTGCACGTGGCTCAGCAGCAGGATGTGCACCTGACCGTGACAGAATCGCAGCAGCACGAGCTCTCACCAGACTCCAACCTGCCTGTGCAGCTCCTTACCATCCACGTGGCCAGCACCAGCCCTGCTGTGCAGGCCTTCGACATCCG GCTGAACTCCACGGAGTATGGCGAGCTGTGTGAGAAACTCCGCGCACCCATCCGCAGTGCGGCCAACGTGGTCATCCGTCAGAGCCTGGGCGACCTGTTCCTGGAGACATTTGCTTCTCTGGTGGAGGTCAATCCGACCTACTCGGTTCCCAGCAGCCAG GAGCTGGAGGCCTGCATTGGTTGCATGCAGACGCGTGCCAGCGTGAAGCTGGTGAAGACCTGCCAGGAGGCGGACGAGGGCGAGTGCCAGCAGTGTTACTGTCGCCCCATGTGGTGTCTCACCTGCATGGGCAAGTGGTTCGCCAGCCGCCAGGACCCGCAGCGCCCTGACACCTGGCTCGCTAGCCGCgtgccctgccccacctgccgTGCTCGCTTCTGCATCCTGGACGTGTGTGCCGTGCGCTGA
- the TMEM129 gene encoding E3 ubiquitin-protein ligase TM129 isoform X3 — protein MDSPEVTFTLAYLVFAVCFVFTPTEFHSAGLTVQNLLSGWLGSEDAAFVSYHLRRTSATLLCHSLLPLGYYVGMCFAASEKQLYSPSQAPDTWRLFLLLAVTLPTVACTLIYYWSWDRWACHPLARTLALYALPQSGWWAVASSVNTEFRRIDKFATGAPGARVIVTDTWVMKVTTYRVHVAQQQDVHLTVTESQQHELSPDSNLPVQLLTIHVASTSPAVQAFDIRDEAPPCRRALVRRPQPSSPHLVQAELHGVWRAV, from the exons ATGGACAGCCCGGAGGTCACCTTCACGCTGGCCTACCTGGTGTTCGCCGTGTGCTTCGTGTTCACGCCCACTGAGTTCCACTCAGCCGGACTCACGGTGCAGAACCTGCTGTCGGGCTGGCTGGGCAGCGAGGACGCCGCCTTTGTATCCTACCACTTGCGCCGCACGTCCGCCACGCTGCTGTGCCACTCGCTGCTGCCGCTCG GGTACTACGTGGGCATGTGCTTTGCAGCTTCAGAAAAGCAACTCTACTCCCCCAGCCAGGCCCCGGACACCTGGCGGCTCTTCCTCCTGCTGGCAGTGACCCTGCCCACCGTTGCCTGCACCCTGATCTACTACTGGTCCTGGGATCGGTGGGCCTGCCACCCACTGGCCCGCACCCTGGCCCTCTATGCCCTCCCGCAGTCAGGCTGGTGGGCCGTCGCCTCCTCCGTCAACACCGAGTTCCGGCGGATCGACAAGTttgccacaggggcacctggtgctCGCGTGATTGTGACGGACACGTGGGTGATGAAGGTGACCACATACCGTGTGCACGTGGCTCAGCAGCAGGATGTGCACCTGACCGTGACAGAATCGCAGCAGCACGAGCTCTCACCAGACTCCAACCTGCCTGTGCAGCTCCTTACCATCCACGTGGCCAGCACCAGCCCTGCTGTGCAGGCCTTCGACATCCG GGACGAAGCCCCGCCCTGCAGAAGGGCCTTGGTCCGACGGCCCCAGCCCAGCAGTCCCCACCTTGTGCAGGCTGAACTCCACGGAGTATGGCGAGCTGTGTGA
- the TMEM129 gene encoding E3 ubiquitin-protein ligase TM129 isoform X2 has protein sequence MSPSCAGYYVGMCFAASEKQLYSPSQAPDTWRLFLLLAVTLPTVACTLIYYWSWDRWACHPLARTLALYALPQSGWWAVASSVNTEFRRIDKFATGAPGARVIVTDTWVMKVTTYRVHVAQQQDVHLTVTESQQHELSPDSNLPVQLLTIHVASTSPAVQAFDIRLNSTEYGELCEKLRAPIRSAANVVIRQSLGDLFLETFASLVEVNPTYSVPSSQELEACIGCMQTRASVKLVKTCQEADEGECQQCYCRPMWCLTCMGKWFASRQDPQRPDTWLASRVPCPTCRARFCILDVCAVR, from the exons ATGTCCCCTTCCTGCGCAG GGTACTACGTGGGCATGTGCTTTGCAGCTTCAGAAAAGCAACTCTACTCCCCCAGCCAGGCCCCGGACACCTGGCGGCTCTTCCTCCTGCTGGCAGTGACCCTGCCCACCGTTGCCTGCACCCTGATCTACTACTGGTCCTGGGATCGGTGGGCCTGCCACCCACTGGCCCGCACCCTGGCCCTCTATGCCCTCCCGCAGTCAGGCTGGTGGGCCGTCGCCTCCTCCGTCAACACCGAGTTCCGGCGGATCGACAAGTttgccacaggggcacctggtgctCGCGTGATTGTGACGGACACGTGGGTGATGAAGGTGACCACATACCGTGTGCACGTGGCTCAGCAGCAGGATGTGCACCTGACCGTGACAGAATCGCAGCAGCACGAGCTCTCACCAGACTCCAACCTGCCTGTGCAGCTCCTTACCATCCACGTGGCCAGCACCAGCCCTGCTGTGCAGGCCTTCGACATCCG GCTGAACTCCACGGAGTATGGCGAGCTGTGTGAGAAACTCCGCGCACCCATCCGCAGTGCGGCCAACGTGGTCATCCGTCAGAGCCTGGGCGACCTGTTCCTGGAGACATTTGCTTCTCTGGTGGAGGTCAATCCGACCTACTCGGTTCCCAGCAGCCAG GAGCTGGAGGCCTGCATTGGTTGCATGCAGACGCGTGCCAGCGTGAAGCTGGTGAAGACCTGCCAGGAGGCGGACGAGGGCGAGTGCCAGCAGTGTTACTGTCGCCCCATGTGGTGTCTCACCTGCATGGGCAAGTGGTTCGCCAGCCGCCAGGACCCGCAGCGCCCTGACACCTGGCTCGCTAGCCGCgtgccctgccccacctgccgTGCTCGCTTCTGCATCCTGGACGTGTGTGCCGTGCGCTGA